Part of the Salinimonas lutimaris genome, GGCGTGTCGGGTATTCAGGCAAAGGTACAAAACTATTACTTAGTTGCTGATGACGCAGAACTGTCTGAACTGCTTGGCCTTGGTCGGTTCTGGGAAGCTGACGATGTTATCGCTAAAGCGGAACTTGGTTCTGGTGACATGGACTTTTTAAGTGCCGTACATCTTACTGGTTTTGATGAGGGCGTTTTCAGTCGCCCCAGAGCACTGGCTATTGAAAATGACGACTTTGCGAATGTGACGCAGCTTCCGCAGTTTGTGAAAGAATCGCACTTGAAGTATGTCCCTTTCTCTTCAACCAGTCTGGCCAGAGCATTTGGTCGTAATGTCGCACTGAACCGTGAAAGAGCTGCACTGGAAGCTCCCGTATCAGGCGCATTGCCTTATGCATACGTTGATGGAGACGTAAAAACCATTATGGCGTCCGGTAGCGATGGCACCGACGCTGTCGCTTCATATTCAAATCCGGATATTCAGCGTAACGGTAGCGTTCTGGGTGAATCGGGTGCAAATGCGGCAGATAATGCCCAGTTTTTACGCAAAACATTTCCAGTACTGGCAAACGCAACCAACCTTAAAAGCGACTCTGCCATTACGATTAACGAGTCAGACGTAACCTTAAGCTGGACACCGTTACCTGATACAACAGAGCAAACGGTTATCCGATCGTCGTACGCCTGTATTCAGTACAGTGCCACTATTGGTTCGTACACCGTCAGTAATTCAACCACATTACCGACTACGTCGATGAGCTCTGTAAACTTAAATTCATCTACAGATTCATGTCTTGTGGTAGTGAATTGGATTGATGTAGATGGCAATAGTGTGCCTGTTATCCGGGCAATGCAGGAATATCGGGGCGATGATCCGTTTGTTCTTGATAATGTGAATGTGTCCACAGTACCAGGTGAGACGACGACAGTGCCTCTTCACGTTTTGGATGAAAGTATTTCAAACGATGATTTGCTGTTGTACATCACAAAGCTACAGGGTCCACAGTTTATCAATACGGAAATCAGCGAATATCCTGAAGTCGCTGCTTTTTTAAGTTATGAAGTCAGCGGTAGCGGTAGCGAGCGTGAATTAACCATTTCGGTTGATAGCGATTATCGTAAAGCGGTTGAATTTATATCCACATTAAATGAACTGGCTGAAGTTCAGCCTCAGCTGCTAACGCTTCAGTTAAATCTGGACGGTACGCAGGAAAACTACTCGGTCAGTCTGGATATGCGCGGTCTGTATGACGCAATTCCTCGTGCTTACAGTGACAAACTGGTGGGTAAAGTAAACAGCAGTGGCGGTAATGTGTCGGTGACTGTGACAGAGTCTATCAGCGAAAGCGACATTACAGTCACCTCTGTTAGCGAAGGTTTCAGTGATTGGGAGCCTGAGTTTACAACATCCACCAGCAATGGCGAGACAACCGTAACGGTCAATGCCCCTGCGGATATGTTCAGCGACACTGACGACACGTTTGCTATTGTGCGCGTAGAGTTCGGCAGCCCTTATTTGTATAAGCAACTGGGCTTTATTCATACCGATGACGAGTCTACTGACGATGGTGGTGATGCTGGCGGCGGTGATTCTGGTGGTGGCGACTCTGGCGGCGGTGATTCTGGTGGCGGTGACTCAGGTGGCGGTGACTCAGGCGGCAGCACTGGTGGTGGTGATTCATCAGGCGGCAGTACCGGTGGTGGTGACTCCGGCGGTGGCGGCGGTTCTACCACCCTGTTTGGTCTGCTTGCCCTTGGATTAGCCGGACTAGGCAGACGTTTTGCACGTCGCTAAACAGTAAGCCCTGAAACAAGACAACAAAGCCAGCGAAAGCTGGCTTTGTTATTTATGATATTTACTCCTGCCGGGTGGGTCTGAGCCAGTAATCAGGTGTATTGACAGGCGTGGCCGGGGGCAATGAAGGATTGTCCAGTTCAAACACTGTACGGTTTTCTAAATCCAGTTTATCCAGGGTTTCCTGATAAGTAGAGCGAAACAGTGCATCAAAAGATCCATCTTCCAGGGCACGTTCAAGACCCGTTTCAATAAGCCTGGCCAGCGTAGCGTTACCTTTATTGACAAAAAAATACATTGCCGTGGGATAATGCAGCGCCAGCTTAGGCTCCAGAACAATGTCGGCGGGTAAATCATCGCTTTCCAGTTCATTGAGCACTTCAATCACCGAGCGGGGAAACAGCCTGGCCCGACCGGACTGCAATATGCTGAACGCCTGAGGATATTCAGGCACGGTATAAACATTAAACCCGTTCGCCTGCAATATCTTGGTATCCGGCCACTCTTCTCCCTGTACCGGTGTCATTTTCATCAGCTGGTCGGTACTGCTGACCGCTTTAAAGTACTTTAGCTGATCTTTGGTGGTCAGAAATACCCGCCATCCGATTAACCCTTTGGCGATGGGAATGCGGATCGGTAGCAAATCCTTTTCCCGCTGCGCATCCGTCATGCTCCAGACAACATTAACTTCACGGTTTTCTTTTAACTGGCGCAGTGCCTTACCCTGCAACAAAATGCGATCAGATGGTAGCAGGCTGTATTTTACCCCGGTTTTTTCCAGCGCAAGCGTCAGCAAAGCCACCGGGTATTCGGAGCGTAAATCATTTTCACTCAGCGGGCGCGGATAAGTGATAGACCATAATGCGGCACTGGCCTGCCCGGCCATGAGTAATAGCCCTGCCGCTGCTATGCTTTTTGTGAACCATCCTGTCCGGCGCATTACGGTCATCTTTTTTCCTTTCTATTCTATACCGATGTACTTATGAGTTTGCAGCGACAACCGCCAGTTTCGTTCAATACAGGTCTTGATTGCCAGGTCAGTGGCCCGTTGCTGCTGACTGATAGGTTGTAAACAAACCCGCTTAGGTAGTGTATCCAAACGTGCCAGCAGTGCATCCAGTTCATCCACATGCTTTTGCATGGCCACCGGATGCTTTATCTCGTCTGCACGTTGCAAAGCACTGGTCAGCACATCCATGCCCCCTTTCATATCCACTTTCGGCGACACCGTGACAAAGGTATCCGGATGACAGCGTACCTCATAGGTACCACTGGTTTCGATTTGTGTGGAGAAGCCCTGCGCATGCAGTAATGTTGTCAGTTCAGACAGATCGTACATACATGGCTCGCCGCCTGTAATCACTACATGTTTCGCGGTATACTGCAACCGTTTAAATTCTGCCAGTAGCGCAGTCGCATCAGCATTGAAAAAAGCTTCGCTTTCCT contains:
- a CDS encoding amino acid ABC transporter substrate-binding protein, with translation MTVMRRTGWFTKSIAAAGLLLMAGQASAALWSITYPRPLSENDLRSEYPVALLTLALEKTGVKYSLLPSDRILLQGKALRQLKENREVNVVWSMTDAQREKDLLPIRIPIAKGLIGWRVFLTTKDQLKYFKAVSSTDQLMKMTPVQGEEWPDTKILQANGFNVYTVPEYPQAFSILQSGRARLFPRSVIEVLNELESDDLPADIVLEPKLALHYPTAMYFFVNKGNATLARLIETGLERALEDGSFDALFRSTYQETLDKLDLENRTVFELDNPSLPPATPVNTPDYWLRPTRQE
- the queE gene encoding 7-carboxy-7-deazaguanine synthase QueE: MTTVQLSINEVFETIQGEGFHTGVPSIFVRLQGCPVGCPWCDTKHTWTLDDAFLTTADKVITKTQESEAFFNADATALLAEFKRLQYTAKHVVITGGEPCMYDLSELTTLLHAQGFSTQIETSGTYEVRCHPDTFVTVSPKVDMKGGMDVLTSALQRADEIKHPVAMQKHVDELDALLARLDTLPKRVCLQPISQQQRATDLAIKTCIERNWRLSLQTHKYIGIE